The Flavipsychrobacter sp. genome contains the following window.
CAGCATTATAATAATTCATTAATGCTTCGTTTTTGAGCAGCTCATAACTCTGTATCTGCGTCCATGCTTCTACTGTATCAATTGCGGGTCTATTACCTTGCTCATATTCCAGTCTTACAAAGTTTAAGCGAGCAGTACTTATCTGTACCACTTCTTTATAAATTAAATAAGTCTGGTATTCTCGTACCCAATTCCAATAAGTAGCTACTGCTTCAAACAAAATATTATTGACCACCAAACGCTGTTCAGCCTCAGTCATTTCTTGGATGGCTTGTGCTTTTCTTAAAGTAGCCCTCCTTTCATCAAACAGGAGGCCTTGCAAAACAGATACTTTCACACCTGCATAAACAGACTTTCCTGGGGTTAACTCATTAAATACTCTAGAACCATACACCTCTTCTGCACCTGCCTTAAACTCTATACCATACCATGTTGGTAGTTTTAGTTCGGGATTAAAATAGTTGTAGTACAACTTCCCATCAAAAGTTTTTTGCTTGGCATTTGTTTTTAAGTAGGGATCAAAACTACCTCTTGCACTCATCACCTCTGCTTTAGACCTATCTACCTTAAGATTGGCCTGTTTGATTACAGGATGATACGCCTTCACTATACTCAACACATCGTCCTTAGACAGGTATAATGTACCATCTTGTGCCATTGCCCTAGCAGACAATAAGCACATCAACAATATTATATGTAGCTGTAGTAAGCGCACAGGTTTAATACTTTATCTTCTTATCCTTTTTTTGTTCTTTACTCTCTTGCTCTTTATAATAATCTGGAGGGAAACCATTTATATTTCTCCATAGCTCATACCAAACGGGTACATCTTTTAGGAGCATGATGGATTGTGCGCCTGTACCTAATTTGATTTGTGGCGGCCATGCTCTTTCACCTTCTACCTCCTTTACCAACACTCTAAATTTTCCATTGTTGCCTACATTGCTTTCTATGGCTGCCACCTCACCTGCAAATGTACCATAGGAAGCTTGTGGCCATCCGCTAAAAACTATTGCAGGAAAACCATCGAAGAGGAAACGTGTTTTTGTACCTACAGATAGTAATGGTAGATCTACAGGACGTACAAAAAGTTCTACTGCTAATTCAATATTTTCAGGCACTATCTCCAAAAGTGTCTCCCCTTCTTTTACTATCTCATTGATACCTGATTTGGAAGCATTAACTACTTGTCCTGTTTGAGGTGCCAATAGATAGTATTGACCTGACCTAATTTTATAATTCGAATACTGATTTTTAAACTTAGAGACCTCTGCCTGGCCACTAGCAATTTCACTACTTGCAGCAGCAATTTCACTTTGTGCTTTAAATATTTTTTCTGCGTACTCTTGTTTTATTTGGCTTAAATCAGTCCTGGTATTCATCAACTTGATCTCTGTGCTCATTTTCTTAGCTACCGCATCCTGATATTTTTGATTGCGTTGCTCTAACTGCACTTTGGATACCAAACCACTATCACGCATTATTTGTTGACGCCTATACTGTTCTTCAGCTATGTTCAATGCATTTAATGCTGCAGCAGCTTCAATACTATCGCTCACTACCTTCAACCTCAACTGTTGTAGTTTTAGATCTAGTGCATTTTGTAAGGCAGAAATCTGAGCTTTTGTAGCCTGCACTTTGTTCTTATAAGACTCAACAGAAAATTCTTTGGCCGTAAGTTGTTCCTCGGTTCTTTGTAATAGCTCTGGATCAAGGTAATTATCTTTTATCTCTGCCAGTTGCACTATAGTATCACCAGCATTGACATGGTCTCCCTCTTTCACATACCATTTCACTATACGCCCTGGTATAATTGTATTTAACTCCTGTGGTCTGTGCTCTTGTTTCAATGTGGTAACATTACCTCTCGCCCTTATGTTTTGTGTCCAAGGCAAAAACAAAACAACAACAAGGAAAATCAATAGGGCTATCATCCAGTTTTTTATTTTACTGTACTTCCCTACACGATATACGCTTTTAAACGCATCGGTTTCTCCCACACCAGAGATTTGCTCTATCGTCTTTTTTATCTCTTCCATGGTTTAGAAATTGTTTAGTTCATCGATGTTACCAAATAATCTACCATGCCCGTTATCAAGAACCAATACCTTATCACAAACCTCGTTACATATTTTACGCCCCGAAGTAATTATCATTGTGGTATTTTTCATTTCCTCCTTGATAAAATTTTCTACTCTTAGTCTTATTTCTTCTTCCATGCCATCAAAAGCATCATCTATCAATGCAAGCTTAGGTTTCGCCAACAACATACGAGCAACAAGTATTTTTCTTACTATACTATGCGGCAACCCATCACCTGTTGATAGTAATTGCATATCATAACTATCTTGCTGATTGTCTACAAATTTCTTAAGCCCTACTATTTCAGCTATTCTAAATACTTCTTCATAAGTAATGGACTGACCTAAGGTCAAATTTTCATATAACGTACCTTCAAAAATATCTGGAGTGTCTAATAATACCATTGACTGCTGCAGCAAGGCTTCTTTATCGTATTTATTTTGAGGTATATCGTTGATTAGCAATTGACCACCTACGCAGTTGTATATACCAGATAATACATGTAGTAAGGTAGACTTACCTGACACTTTTGGCCCATATATTAAGAGCTTTTCCCCTTTAGCAATTGTAAAGCTCACGTTTTTAATGACCTCAAATCCATCGTCGTAAGAAAAACTGATTTGCTCGGCTGAAAATGCTGGCCCTATATCACTTTCTTCCAGCTTTATAGCACCTACTTCATCTACGGGTTTGTCTAATATTTTATTGATCTTTTCGAGTGATGTAAGTACATCATACACTTTATCTAAATTCACTATCAACTTCTCCACTGAGTTTATTACCAATATTATTACTATTTCTGCAGCAATAAACTGACCAATATTCAATTGTTGGTTAACTAATAACAAAGCACCTACAATTAGCATTGCAGCGGTTATCAAAAACTTAAACCCAACTAGTGTCCAATACTGAATCAATAATATTTTAAAGTGATTTGTTCTTGCTGTCAGGTAATTTGTTATTTCTTTATCTATTCTATTGATTCTGTAGGATGGTTTGATGAACCTATATAAAATATTCAATCTAGCATTGTCCTCTAAGTTTGCAGCAACCCTATATTTATAATTACTTTCTTCCATGCTTGTTTGTAACCCTCTGTTTCCTGTAAAACGAAGAATCAGATATAATACAAACAATAACATGATACCAAAAAAGATAAATGCCGGGTGATAGAAGGATAACAACAACAACCCGAATAATATTTGTATACTGGCAGTAGGAATGTCTAATAACAATTTAGAGATACCCTTCTGTAAAGAGATAACATCAAAAAAACGGTTGGCCAACTCTGGCAAATAATACCCCTTTAAAGACTTTAACTTAATCTTTGGTATTCTATGTGCATAACTGAAAGAATATCTTACAAATAATTGTTGTTGAATTTTCTCAATTATCTTCATTTGATTAACCTGCAACAACCCGTTAAGCAACACACTAAACACAACCAATATTATCAATATAAATAAAGACGTAGAGATTGATCCACCTAAAACAAAGCTTATAATAGCCTGAATACCAAGAGGTAATACTAATTGAACAATACCTAGCATAATGGCATAGAAGTATATGGCATAAATCTCCTTACGCTCAAACTTAAGTATCTCAAGTATTCTATATAGCGGATGACTCTTCTTAATAGACATATGGTCACTTTGTACAAATATAAGCTACTATACAACATGATAGTAATACTATTATCTATGATGGTAAAGATTAAATTTATATATGGAATACTATCACATTTGTATATTTGAGTACTGAAATACTATGGACTTAGCAGTACAAATTAAGATGAATCCCTCGTTGTATGTAAAAGACCCAGAGCAATCTGACCTGGGTAAACGAATTGTGCAACACAGTATTGATGCCATATATGAATATGGTTTTGAAGATTTCACTTTTAAAAAACTAGCTAGTAGAATCAATACTACTGAAGCAAGTGTATACCGATATTTTGAAAATAAACACCGGCTACTTACCTATATCACATCCTGGTTTTGGACATGGATGGAATATCAACTTGTGTTCTACACCAATAACCTTACGGATACCCAAAAGAAAATTGATATATTGATAGATCTTTTGGTCTTCAACTTAGAAGATAAACTATTGGTAGATCATATTAACAAAGGGAAGCTTCAACAAATCATCATTTCAGAAGCTAACAAATCTTACCTGACCAATCATATTGATGAGGATAATAAGGCACAGATATTTAAACCTTATAAAGACCTTTGCCATAGAATATCAGAAATATTTGTTGACCACAACTCTAAGTACAAATACTCGCACTCTCTTTCCAGCACATTAATAGAAACAGCACACCATCAAATGTATTTTCAAAGGCACCTACCCTCACTTACAGACTTTGGAAAGACTCAGAACAACAAAGAGCTTGTGTGCTTCTTAAAAGATTTTATTTATAAGACATTAGGTACATAACCATACTTACTTAGAAATAGAAAAAAGCAGGACACATTAGTAATGTGCCCTGCTAAAAAATAGGAATAGGGGTAACTCCTATCTTCTTATTACTACTCTTGTTCTATATAACTCACCACTGTTTTGAACTTCTATCATATATATACCATCAGCAATACCTGACATATTAAACCTAAGTTGTGCATTAGGAGCAAACTCCGTGCGCTTGATCACCTTGCCGGTAATGTCTCTGAATAGTATTTCACCTTGTTTTACTTCACCAGGTAGCTCTATATTAAACGTACCACTATTAGGGTTTGGATATACTTTTATTTCATCCATCTTCTTGTTCAACTCTTCAATTGCAGCAATACCACCTTCATTACCATTATCACGACCACTTTTGGCTCCTGCATTACAAGACTGATCGCACGCTCCTAATTTATCACCGGAATGATTGCTCAAGTGAGATGCAACTGCATTCACACTTACTGATAGTGTTTTTGCATTATTTGGATTACCGTTAGGTGAGTGACATAAGTAAACCTTACCACTGCTCTTACCTTTTTTACCCGGCACTCTGATGTCTAACACACAGAAACTAACTGTACATGTAGTGGTACATCCGTTTGAGTTGGTAATGGTTACAGTATAAGTATAGTTACCTGCAGCGGTTGGTGTAAACACAGGAGATTGGCAATTGCTACAGCTCAAGTTAGCAGCAGGATACCAAGAATAAGTGAATCCACTTCCACCAGTAGCATTAGCTGTAATAGTAGCACTTTGCGAACCATAACCTAAGTAGATGTTATTAGGATTACCACCAGTATAAATATTGTTAGATGGCGTTGTTGTAATGCTACATGTAGGCTGATACTGTACTGTTACAGTAGTGGTACATGTAGATGTATTACCATGCACATCAGTTACCGTCAGTACTACGTTGTTGTTTCCTGCATCTGCACAAGTAAATGCATTAGGAGATACACTCATGCTAGCGATACCACAATTATCACTACTACCATTATCTACATCTGAAGGGGAAACAGTTCCTGAACCATTGCTTAAGTTAAGCGTGTATGCCTTACATAATGCTGTAGGCGGTTGGTTATCTATTACTATCACATCCTGAGTACAAGTAGCAGTGTTTCCATGTATATCTGTAACTGTCCATGTTACAGTTGTAATACCTACAGGGTAACTACCTGGTGCATTATTAGTAGTACTAGCTACACCACAGTTATCACCTGTTGTTGGTGTGCCTAAACTAACATTTGTTGCAGCACACGCTCCGTTATCTGCATTTACGGTTACGTTAACAGGGCATGCAATTGTAGGGTTTTGATTATCTACAACCGTTACATCTTGAGTGCTGGTAGCAGTATTGCCATGTATATCTGTAACCGTCCACGTAACAGTTGTGGTACCTACAGGATAACTACTTGGTGCATTATTAGTAGTACTGGCTACACCACAGTTATCACCTGTTGTTGGCGTACCTAAGCTAACATTTGTTGCAGCACAGGCTCCGTTATCTGCATTTACAGTTACATTAGCAGGGCCAGTAATTGTTGGGTTCTGATTGTCAACAACTGTTACATCTTGAGTACAAGTAGCAGTGTTGCCATGTACATCCGTTACCGTCCATGTTATGGTTGTTGTACCTACTGGATAACTAGAAGGTGCATTGTTTGTTGTAGATGCTACACCGCAGTTATCACTTGTAGTTGGTGTGCCTAAACTAACATTTGTTGCAGCACAAGCACCATTGTCTGCATTTACTGTTACGTTAGCAGGGCATGCAATTGTAGGGTTCTGATCATCTACAACTGTTACATTTTGTGTACAGGTACTCGTGTTACCATTTTCATCTGTAGCTGTCCATGTTACTACTGTAGTACCTACCGGATATCTACCGGATGCATTTGAAGATGAGTTATAATTGTTTACAAGTGTAATGTTATTTACCCCTGCTGATCCACTTACCCAATTTGAGGTATTATTATTAAGTGCAAAATTGGTTAGCGTACCATTGTTTGAATTTGAAGTTTTATCCATCAATGTATTTACAGCAGGACTTGTATTATTACCTCCTGCTACACCATGGTTCATGTCATAATAAGCCATTAGTCCAGGTTCAGAACCTGAAAGTTCCATATTCATTGCAGCTCTTACATCTGATTCAGAGCGAGCTGTATTCCAAATACGCATTTCATCCAATACACCTTTGAAATATCTTGGATCTGTACTTTGCGAGTTACGACCTATTCTCCAAACATCGTTCGATTGGGTAAAAGGAGCATTAAAAGATTTACTAGTATTCAATACACCGTTTACATAACCCTTCATACCACTACTCGCATCTACTACTACAGCTACGTGTTGCCACTGGTTGGGAGTAAGGAATATGGCTATAGCTTTCCATCCACCAGCACGTACATAACATGCCAGTTTATTACTACCTATCATTTCGAAGACAAGTCCTCTACTATTACCATTGTTTCGGTGTGCAATAACTGTATTGTTTCCCGATACGCTTGTTGGTTTTACCCAAAACTCAATGGTTAATTCACCAGTACTCACATAGCTGTTAAGAGATGAAGAGTTAGGCATCTCCACGTAATCATTAGCGCCATCAAAATCCAAAGAGTTGCCTGGCTGTTGGCAATTGTCTGCCACTATTGGTTGTGGAATATTTATAAATGCGGAACAGGAGTCTTGATCTGCAACGACATTTTTATTCGAAGGACATGTTATGCTTGGCGGAACGGTTTCAACAACACCAGCAAAACTTCCACCTGGTATAGATAGTCCGTGTGTTTCAGAACAAGGAAAAGAGCTTGTTACACTCAACTGTGTACTATTACTTACACCTACAGGGAGATTAATAGCTACACCTGTACTGATACCTGAAGAGAAGTTGTAGGGGCCATAAGAGATATTAGCACCGCTTGGATCATACACTACATTGAATTTTCCACTACCTGTAATAGAAGCACATGAAAGGTGGTTTACTTTGATGGTAGTAGGTAAATAGTCATCAGACATATTACAATTTGTACCATTGTTATTAGGGGTACCATTAATATTTGACCATGATGTTATAGGACATGTGGTACACACAGGTGGTGGTGGTGGTGTAAAATTACCTGAGCCACCAACCATAAATGCCCAGCACGCATTAGTAGAATATGGCTGAACAGAAAGGTTAGTTCCTAAAAAAGGAGTAGTTACAATAGCATAGCTACCTCTGGCACGTTGGGTAGATGTTACAGCAAATACATTGTTGCTAAGCCCTGCTATTGAGCCTGCATGCTCTGACTGTAAAGGATAATTTACACCATTAATGGTTAGTCCGGAATTGGCAATACCACACTGCCCTACGGTGTGATATGATTGCAGGTACCATGTGAGTGTACCGTTTTGTGCCTGGTTGACACGAATTTCCCAGACGTGGGCATAGCTTGCTACTGTTAAACACAACAACGTAACAAGCGATAGTAGTCTTTTCATACAATTAGAATTTTGCAGCGCTATATTTCATTAGCCTACTGCGGGTGATTAATTTTTTTTGTGTGCTCTCTTTTATTCTAAAATGCCTGTAACTCTACCTGTCTTTCCAGGCGGTCTACTTTTTGAGAATAATAGCGCCACACAGCAACCGCAAGTATGACCGATGTCATCACAACCAATAAATAGCTAATGGCTAAGCGGCTTCTTAAAGCGTATAAAACTCTCATGCCGCAAATATGTAAATGGGGGTACCCTAAATGCAAAAAAGTGACGTCCCTAAAACGTCTCAACCACGTCCCTAAGGCGTCTCTTAATGAAAATCAATCAGTTATGAATGCGTACTATATACTATCTATGAGCTGCTCAAGGTCAGTATCGTCTGCCATATCCAGCTTTCTACGAAGTCTGTACTTATAATTTCTCATCCCAGAAAGACCAATACCGAGCATATTGGCCATCTCTTTATTGCTGAGTTTGAGTTTGGAGAGTACCATAAACCTTATTTCAGCAGGAGTAAGTTCCGGCAGTTTTTCCCTGAGCCTGTTCAGGAAACCACGGTGTACAGTCTCGAATAATTCTCTGAATTCATCCCACTGCTCATCGGTTAGGATAATGGCATTTTGCAACTTAGCCAGGTTCTCTTTGGTATTAGGTAGCTCATTACTGCAAGGCAATGCTTGCAATCTTTCTATTTCTTCGGTGAAGTTTTCTATTAGTAGGTTTTTCTCCTGTAGGTTTTTGGTGAATATACTAAGCCTGTGCGATGCGCTTATGAGCTTGTTATCAGCCAGATCTTTTTCTGCTTTCAGCTTTTTGCGCCTGTAATACTGGTTGGTAAGTAACAGTAAACCAATAACTGTAGCCAGCGATAGTATAATGATGAGGTTGTTGCGCCTTTGTATGCTCAACTCTTTTTCTTTTACTATCTGTGCCACCTTTATTTTATTAGCTTCATCTTGTGCAGTTATCTGCGCTTTAGCCATCACTAGTACATCTCTCTTGCGAGAAACGCTATCTTTCGCTATAGCAATACTGTCTTTATATAACAATGCACGACGTGTGTCTCCGTCTTCTATTGCCAGCTCACTTAGTAGTGAGTACAACTTTACAGCATGCTTATATGTATCTCTGCCATAGTGGATGTATTGGTGTGCTATACGGCTGTAGTAGCGGGCGCTATCGTCATTACCCAACCTTCGGTAGATATCTGCCAGACGGATGAGCTGGTTGCTAATGTTATCATACTGTCGCTCTAACAGTGCCCAGTCTATATCTTCTTTCAATAATGGTTTTGCCTCTTTGTATCTGCCCTGCATATAGTACACGATACCAATATTGCCATTTGATATTGGTATCCACGGATCATTTTCATCAATAGCAAGACTCAGCACCCTGTTGAAGTAATACAGTGCTGAATCATACTTACCAGTGTTGCGCATAACAAGTCCGAGTGTATTTAGCAAACCATTGTCGCTATGCCTTGCACCTGGCGCTTTGAATTTTTCAGCTATTAGTAGGTTTTTCTGTGCCTGTTCGTAATCTTCAAAAGCATAATACAGGTCTCCCAGCAAAGCATTATAAAACTTCTTGCCAGGGTATTCCTCATAAGTAATTTCATCCAGCAGGTATTTATAACGCAGCAGATAGTCAAATGCCCCGGTAAATTCATCATTGTGGTAATAGTGGATACCGCTTAAAAAACTAATATTCAATACCAGTTGGGGGTATTTACTCACAGATGGCAACAATGCCTGCAACTCATCTACACCCTCTTCGTAAGTATATATCCAATGAAATATACAATATTCGATGCGGCTTATCTTTGTCAACCAATACAGTTCCTCATCTTTGGCTTTTTTTGCCATAGTGGCTACATCATCCAACATCCTGAAGTATGTAACAGAGTCAAGACTTTGTACCCCGCCTGTAGCAAACAGCAATGAGTCTACTGACTTACTGCGCTCAGCATATGATCTATTGAGCAGAAAGTCGTACTGTGCTTGGCAATCAACACTCAGAATAAGTACACTTAAAAATAATAGGACCCTTTTATACAAACCTTAGTAGAATATAGGCTTTCAAGATATACATTTTACTTAAAAGCTTTGCCTAGAAGATCAAAAAGTTAGACTTACTTTCCGATACAGGAAGTATACTCTTAGCTATAACTCTTTACTACCAACACTTATATCAAATAACATCCTTTTAAGGTACAAATAGGGTACAGAAATGCTACTCAAGTAAACATTAAGCTTAGATATATTCATTATTTTTGCTAGTCATTATGAAAATAAAGTGCATAATATTTCTTCTGCTATTACAAGCAAGCGCTATAGCACAAAAACAAAATAACACATGGGTTCTAGGCAGGCTTGGAGGATTGAATTTTAATACTACTACTCCAACAACTTTTAAAAGCACAATGTACGCTTGGGAAGGGATATCTTGTGTTAGTCATAGAAAAACAGGAGAACTATTATTTGCATGTAATGGAGTAGACATTACTGATAGCAGTTCTAACGTGATGCCTAACGGTAAAGATGTAGGCACTGACCGTTTAAGTACTTGTGCACAAGGTTCTGTTATTATTCCAGACCCTAGTGATAGTAATAAATATTATGTTTTCACATTGCAACATATTGGTCAAAATGGAGATGTTCGCTATTCGATTGTTGACATGAGATTGAATGGCGGCAAAGGTGATGTCATTAGTTCTAAAAAAAGTATTCTTTTGACTACTAATATGACTGAAATTATGACCGTATCACTTGCATGTGACGGCTATTGGTTGATATTATTTGAACGGGTAAGTAACAAATATCATTGCTATAAAATAGGTGCAAATGGAATTAGTAATAGCCCCATTATTTCAACAATGAGTTACCCTTACAAAATCAACGGGCCTAGTACAGCAAAGGTGTCTTCAGATGGAACAAAAATAGCAAGCGTTGTAAGTAAATCAGGGGGAACATCAATGCAAGTATTGATTTTAAATGATTTTGACATCCAAACAGGCATAGTATCAAATACTAGACTACTTGATACATCATACTCTAGATTCGGTTATCAAACAGGGTTTTATAATTGCGAATTCTCACCTAATAGCACTAAACTATACGCCGCCTCGGATACAGACGGGTACATTTATCAATATGATGTATCGTTATCAACAGGCTCAAATATTCGTTCATCGAAAAAGGAAATATATTCAATATCACATGCTGATTTGTTAGGTTCTTTTCAATTAGGTCCAGACAGTAACATTTATATCTCCTTTTTTGATAATTATTTAGGCAGAATAGATAATCCTGATATAGCATTCCCTGGTTGTATAGTTACTAAACAGTCTTTAAAACTACCTACCGGCAGTATAGGAGCTTTTGCACTCCCTCAAAAAGTATTGTATAATATTGATGTATTACCACAGCAATTTACTGGAAATAGTTTTACTATTTGCAAAGGTGACTCTCTAATATTTCATGGTAGAAAAAATGCAGCGACATTTGTATGGAGTACTGGCAGTACTGATAGTAGTATTAAAATAACAAAGGCAGGTACTTATTGGGTGCAATCAAAAGTTTTAGGGGAATGTACTATAATGGCAGATACATTTTATGTAAATGTTCCTAACATTGACTTTGAATTAGGAAACGATACTGTAATATGTCTGGGAGAGTCACTTACCATATCTCCTAATCTATCTTCACAAGGTGTTTCCTATTTGTGGCAGGATAATAGTACTAGCAGTTCACAAGTTATTACTACCGGAGGTAAATACTATTTGACTATACTAAAAGACGGATGTACAAATACCGATACTATTAATATAGATGTAAAGGAGGAACATATATTCAATTTGGGGAACGATACAACAATATGTGTAGGTGATACTATGGAATTGAAAATACAAGGAGGGTTAGATGAATACGCATGGAATAATGGTACAACAACTAATAGTATTGTAATTAAAAAATCAGGCATCTATAGCCTTAGAACAAACCATGAAAAATGCAGCCATACTGATACTATAAAAATTGATTACACCAACCCAAAATTTGAACTAGGAAATGACACTTTGCTTTGTGAAGGCAACTATATAAAACTTAACGTCAAGTCATTAAGCGGAAGCTTTTATACTTGGTCTACAGGTAGCAACAATGAAACTATCTCTATTAATTCATCAGGACTGTATTGGGCAATTGCTGAAAACATATGTGGAACTACTCGAGACTCGATTTATATAAATTACCAGATATGTGACTGTACTCCTTTCATACCCTCTGCTTTTACCCCTAACAATGACGGCAGAAACGACAAACTAAAACCAATAATCCCTAAATGTACTATTGCTAAGTACCAATTCATTATAGTTAACAGATATGGAGAAACAGTCTTTAAAACCAATAACCCAAACGATTATTGGGATGGTACGTATAGGAATAAACCATGTGATATCGGATCGTACTTTTACATACTAAAAACTATGAATAATCTAAATAAGGTAGTAATCACGAAAGGAGATATTGTACTTATTAGATAATAATAACTAACATCAAAATTTACACTAGTCTTCTTCGGTAAGAATTGTATATATCATTGCAGATTGAATAGCTATTCTCCGGGGCGCCAAATCTGTAATAGAATTGTCCTTAAAGAAAACTGGTAAATACAAACCAATATCTTCTTTTGTTAGCTTATTATCATTAATATAATTTCTTACAAAGAATACTTCCCCTCTCAATACTTCATCAACAAGTACTATGTGTAATATTTCTTCACTCTTAGGTTTTATATGGTAATAAATATTACCATCGACCAATGTGTCAAAACTATTATTAGCAGTCAAAAAAGACTTATTATTCTCTATTTCTAAATTTCTATAATACCCCCCTAAATAAGCACGTTTTTCAATATCAGAAAATCTTGAAATACCAGGTATGTATAGTCCTATCAAAGGACTATCGGTTAATGTGTCTACAAAAGTTAATTCTGCGTTGGTATTCGTACGCAACAAAATATCTTTTAACGACTCATTTTTAAGTTTAATCTTTAAGCAATAAGAAGAACCAACTCTATACATTGTATCTAAACTAGTTTGCATATAGTTGTGTACTTTCTCTACCTTTTTATCACATGCCACAAATAGCAATGCAACAGCCACTAGGCTGTTGCATGTTATTTTATAATTATTAAATTTTATCTTAATCATAAGATAATTTTTTATCATTTTGCTCCAGACAAATATTCCCTTGCTGCATTAAGTTCCTTTATAGCATTATCTACAGCAGATTGATCTTTCATCCATGCTGCAGTAAAAAT
Protein-coding sequences here:
- a CDS encoding TolC family protein, yielding MRLLQLHIILLMCLLSARAMAQDGTLYLSKDDVLSIVKAYHPVIKQANLKVDRSKAEVMSARGSFDPYLKTNAKQKTFDGKLYYNYFNPELKLPTWYGIEFKAGAEEVYGSRVFNELTPGKSVYAGVKVSVLQGLLFDERRATLRKAQAIQEMTEAEQRLVVNNILFEAVATYWNWVREYQTYLIYKEVVQISTARLNFVRLEYEQGNRPAIDTVEAWTQIQSYELLKNEALMNYYNAGFELSTYLWLEDRSMMSWSDNIEPDSTAQNISSVEVDGLETFLAQALANHPKLQMVDAKLDALKIEKRLKGQSLLPTLDINANLLNKGYEVPNELTTPFIENNYKFGVDFSVPLFLRKGRGGYRSAKIKLQETAFEQDYTSANIENKIRSYYNEVIILKNQIELYTEAYNNFNKMYRGELTRYNVGESTLFLVNSRENKMLQAQQKLIALKTKWSKSYAGLLWAAAYL
- a CDS encoding HlyD family efflux transporter periplasmic adaptor subunit — translated: MEEIKKTIEQISGVGETDAFKSVYRVGKYSKIKNWMIALLIFLVVVLFLPWTQNIRARGNVTTLKQEHRPQELNTIIPGRIVKWYVKEGDHVNAGDTIVQLAEIKDNYLDPELLQRTEEQLTAKEFSVESYKNKVQATKAQISALQNALDLKLQQLRLKVVSDSIEAAAALNALNIAEEQYRRQQIMRDSGLVSKVQLEQRNQKYQDAVAKKMSTEIKLMNTRTDLSQIKQEYAEKIFKAQSEIAAASSEIASGQAEVSKFKNQYSNYKIRSGQYYLLAPQTGQVVNASKSGINEIVKEGETLLEIVPENIELAVELFVRPVDLPLLSVGTKTRFLFDGFPAIVFSGWPQASYGTFAGEVAAIESNVGNNGKFRVLVKEVEGERAWPPQIKLGTGAQSIMLLKDVPVWYELWRNINGFPPDYYKEQESKEQKKDKKIKY
- a CDS encoding ATP-binding cassette domain-containing protein, with product MSIKKSHPLYRILEILKFERKEIYAIYFYAIMLGIVQLVLPLGIQAIISFVLGGSISTSLFILIILVVFSVLLNGLLQVNQMKIIEKIQQQLFVRYSFSYAHRIPKIKLKSLKGYYLPELANRFFDVISLQKGISKLLLDIPTASIQILFGLLLLSFYHPAFIFFGIMLLFVLYLILRFTGNRGLQTSMEESNYKYRVAANLEDNARLNILYRFIKPSYRINRIDKEITNYLTARTNHFKILLIQYWTLVGFKFLITAAMLIVGALLLVNQQLNIGQFIAAEIVIILVINSVEKLIVNLDKVYDVLTSLEKINKILDKPVDEVGAIKLEESDIGPAFSAEQISFSYDDGFEVIKNVSFTIAKGEKLLIYGPKVSGKSTLLHVLSGIYNCVGGQLLINDIPQNKYDKEALLQQSMVLLDTPDIFEGTLYENLTLGQSITYEEVFRIAEIVGLKKFVDNQQDSYDMQLLSTGDGLPHSIVRKILVARMLLAKPKLALIDDAFDGMEEEIRLRVENFIKEEMKNTTMIITSGRKICNEVCDKVLVLDNGHGRLFGNIDELNNF
- a CDS encoding TetR/AcrR family transcriptional regulator — protein: MDLAVQIKMNPSLYVKDPEQSDLGKRIVQHSIDAIYEYGFEDFTFKKLASRINTTEASVYRYFENKHRLLTYITSWFWTWMEYQLVFYTNNLTDTQKKIDILIDLLVFNLEDKLLVDHINKGKLQQIIISEANKSYLTNHIDEDNKAQIFKPYKDLCHRISEIFVDHNSKYKYSHSLSSTLIETAHHQMYFQRHLPSLTDFGKTQNNKELVCFLKDFIYKTLGT